CGTCGGATATAGTGACTAAAGGAACATTAGTACGTAACATTTTTACTAATAACCTAACGTCACTATCAGGCAATATTACTATTCTTTTAAAAGATGGAATGAGTGCAAGTGATGTTGCTTCTGCTGCAGGTTTGAAGGTCGTATCTTTATTCCCAGGTACCAAAATAGCTGTTTTAGCTGTAAATGACGGCCAAGATATTTTAGTTGCGTCAAAACAGCTAAAAGCATCAGGCTTGATTAAAGAAGCTAAAATAGAAGTGCTTGAAACAATTTATACAGCGCAGTAATCTGTTTTAGATAAGTGAAACCCCGAGTAGCGTAATTGGCTCGGGGTTTTTTATTAATCGTTTATATCAATATCAGCGAAAATCATCCCTCGGCGCATACTGCGTGTTGCTAAGAACACCTCCCCCAGTAATGACATAAATGCACATATTAGTAATGCCATGGCACCAACAAAGCAGCTACCAATAGTGACACCTAAGTTAATCGATTGTATGTGTGATAAAAACAAAAGCATAACCACGGCACATACTAATAATGCGCTTAAGACACTTAAACTAAATGCAATATGGATACACCGAGAACGCTTTAGGAGTGCTCTCAGCTCAGTAGTTAAAGACAGGTTAAATTCTTCATCAACACTGACCTTTAATTTTCGTTCTAACTGTCTGGCTCTGTCAGTAATACGCGCCAAGCGATTTGATAATACCCCGAGAGTTGCAGCAATCCCCGTAATTAAAAAAACGGGTGCAACCGCTGTTTGAATGACTTTAGCCATTGTTAAAATGTTAATTACGTCGTTGTTCATTTTTATCCTTATTAATTAGCAGCATGAAGAGGCTATATAATGCTACTTCGTTATTGTTAGGATAACTGAAGTCATAAACATATAAAAAGAATTTCTAGGCTCCCTTTTTACATAGCTTCACAAACTAAATTTCTGTGCTATTAAATATTAGGTATATTTAATAAAAATAAAAACTACAGAGATTCCAATTAATGAAACACACCCCATTTGTTCTTACTTTTATATCCTTAGCTATTTTAGGGGGATGTAATAAAGCCCCTGATGTTGAGCAATCAGCAAAGGTTGAAAATGTAGCTGCTCAAACCGAAGTCATGCCGCCGATTGCGAAGAAAGTGCCATATGAAATGACAATTCATGGCGATACTCGCATCGATGATTATTATTGGATGCGTGATGATGAGCGTAAAGCTACTAAGGTGATTAGTTACCTTGAGGCTGAAAATGCTTACACAGATGCAATGCTTGCGCATACTAAAACACTGCAAAGTAGTTTATTTGAAGAGCTTAAAGGGCGAATTCAAAAAGATGATGACTCTGTTCCAGTAAAAGACGGAGAGTACTATTACTCGTCGCAAACTCGCGGCGATAACGAGTATGCTACTTACTTACGCAGTAGTGATTTTGCAGGCACCGATCAGGAAGTTATTTTAGACGTCAATGAACTAGCTAAAGGCCATGACTATTTTGCAGTTAGTGGTCTGAGTGTCAGCCCAAATGATAACTTAATGGCGTATGGTGAAGATACGGTGAGCCGCCGTGTTTACAATATAAGAATTAAAGATTTAAGCACTGGTAAATTATTAGAAGACACGCTTGAAGGCACCAGTGGTTATGTTGTGTGGGCGAACGATAATAAAACTGTTTATTACATTAAAAAAGATGCGCAAACCTTACTCGGTTACCAAGTTTATCGTCATACGCTTGGTACACCACAAAGCGATGATGAGCTTGTATACGAAGAAAAAGATACGAGCTATTACACTGGTATGAGCAAGAGCAAAGACGGCTCAGAAATTTATATTTGGCATAGCAGTACTGATGCATCGGGTTTGTCAGTACTTAGTGCAAACGATGTAAATGCTAAGCCAAAGCGTTTAATTGAACGTGAAGCCAACCTTGAATACAGCATTTCCAAATTAGGCAATACCTATTACATTGTGACCAATTTAAATGCGGTTAACTTTCAACTTATGAAAGTCGATATTGATAAAGCCGGCGACAAAGCGAATTGGCAAAGTGTGATCCCTGCGCGCGAGGATATTAAACTTGAAGGTGTTGAGTTATTTGATGACTACTTAGTATACCAACAACGCGAAATGGGCCAATCAACACTGATTGCGCGTAATTTAACATCGGGCAAAGAGTTACCACTAAGCTTTAACGACAGTGCATATACAATTAATGCGTACGGTAATAACGAATTAGAAAGCGATACGCTGCGCGTTTACTACACCAGTATGACCACTCCGGGTTCATCTTATGATGTTAATTTGGCGACTGGCGAAAAAACATTATTGAAGCAACAAACGGTATTAGGTGACTTTAACGCGGATAACTATGCATCTGAGCGTATTTTTGTCACAGCACGCGATGGCGTAAAAGTACCGGTGAGTTTGGTGTATCGAAAAGAGCTATTTAAAAAAGATGGCACTAACCCATTATTGCAATACGGCTATGGTTCGTATGGTGCAACAATGGATCCTAGTTTTTCTTCTGCACGATTAACGTTGCTTGACCGTGGTTTTGTATTTGCCATTGCCCACGTACGTGGTTCGCAAATGTTAGGGCGCCCGTGGTACGAAGCGGGTAAATTACTCACTAAAAAGAACACGTTTAACGACTTTGTAGATGTTACTAAGTCATTGGTAGCCCAAGGTTATGGCGATAAAGAGCAAATTTTTGCCCAAGGTGGCAGTGCTGGTGGTTTATTAATGGGCGCAGTGGCAAACCAAGCGCCTGAGCTATATAAAGGTATGGTGGCTGCGGTTCCATTTGTTGATGTGGTTACTACTATGCTTGATGAGACTATTCCGCTTACAACTAACGAGTATGGTGAGTGGGGTAACCCTAACGAGAAAGAATATTACGATTATATGTTGTCGTATTCACCGTACGATCAAGTTAGTAAACAAGACTACCCTAATATGTTAGTAACAACAGGTTTGCACGACTCACAGGTGCAATATTTTGAGCCAGCAAAGTGGGTTGCAAAGCTGCGTGACTACAAAACAGATGATAATAAACTACTATTTAAAATAGACATGGAAGCCGGCCATGGAGGTGCGTCTGGTCGTTTTAAACGCTTGGAGGACACGGCACTTAACTATGCATTTATGCTTGATTTAGCAGGTAAAAATAAGTAATAAAATAAAAGCGTAGCTTTTTAAGTGACCCCCAGTAGTTGTATATTGTAATTACTGGGGGTTTTTTATATTTGAATTGCCGCCAATTAAAGCTGCTTGGTATTAGCGCAAAATAGTAATAGTATATTCAGTTAAATTACGGTGTTT
This Pseudoalteromonas undina DNA region includes the following protein-coding sequences:
- a CDS encoding S9 family peptidase; this translates as MKHTPFVLTFISLAILGGCNKAPDVEQSAKVENVAAQTEVMPPIAKKVPYEMTIHGDTRIDDYYWMRDDERKATKVISYLEAENAYTDAMLAHTKTLQSSLFEELKGRIQKDDDSVPVKDGEYYYSSQTRGDNEYATYLRSSDFAGTDQEVILDVNELAKGHDYFAVSGLSVSPNDNLMAYGEDTVSRRVYNIRIKDLSTGKLLEDTLEGTSGYVVWANDNKTVYYIKKDAQTLLGYQVYRHTLGTPQSDDELVYEEKDTSYYTGMSKSKDGSEIYIWHSSTDASGLSVLSANDVNAKPKRLIEREANLEYSISKLGNTYYIVTNLNAVNFQLMKVDIDKAGDKANWQSVIPAREDIKLEGVELFDDYLVYQQREMGQSTLIARNLTSGKELPLSFNDSAYTINAYGNNELESDTLRVYYTSMTTPGSSYDVNLATGEKTLLKQQTVLGDFNADNYASERIFVTARDGVKVPVSLVYRKELFKKDGTNPLLQYGYGSYGATMDPSFSSARLTLLDRGFVFAIAHVRGSQMLGRPWYEAGKLLTKKNTFNDFVDVTKSLVAQGYGDKEQIFAQGGSAGGLLMGAVANQAPELYKGMVAAVPFVDVVTTMLDETIPLTTNEYGEWGNPNEKEYYDYMLSYSPYDQVSKQDYPNMLVTTGLHDSQVQYFEPAKWVAKLRDYKTDDNKLLFKIDMEAGHGGASGRFKRLEDTALNYAFMLDLAGKNK
- a CDS encoding DUF2721 domain-containing protein, translated to MNNDVINILTMAKVIQTAVAPVFLITGIAATLGVLSNRLARITDRARQLERKLKVSVDEEFNLSLTTELRALLKRSRCIHIAFSLSVLSALLVCAVVMLLFLSHIQSINLGVTIGSCFVGAMALLICAFMSLLGEVFLATRSMRRGMIFADIDIND